A genomic segment from Legionella quinlivanii encodes:
- the sdhA gene encoding succinate dehydrogenase flavoprotein subunit produces the protein MALARNKFDAVIIGAGGAGMRAALQLANSGLKVALLSKVFPTRSHTVSAQGGITAALGNADEDDWRWHMYDTVKGADYIGDQDCIEYLCKTGPEAVYELEHMGLPFSRMDNGRIYQRQFGGQSKNFGGEQAARTCAAADRTGHALLHTLYQQNLRAKTHVFSEWYALDLVKDAQGRIAGVTAICIETGEVVFYQTRICILATGGAGRIYQSTTNAYINTGDGFGMALRAGIPLQDMEMWQFHPTGIAGAGTLVTEGCRGEGGYLINKDGERFMERYAPRVKDLASRDVVARAMALEIRAGKGFDPQGVDYVKLKLDHLGADLIKARLPGIRELSIKFAGVDPIVEPIPVVPTCHYSMGGIPTNIHGQVLTHRNGMDQIVEGLYAVGECACVSVHGANRLGGNSLLDLVVFGRAAGLHVEELWQSNQLPDMPYVTDDDVAMSLARYQRWQDAKEGDSPAVLRAEMQRVMQEDFGVFRTGQVMAEGLHRLDALKARLENACIKDKSKVFNTELISALELDNLMATAYATAQSALARTESRGAHSREDFPKRDDANWIKHTLYFGEENLIDYRPVNVKPKYVEPFQPKERVY, from the coding sequence ATGGCCTTAGCTCGTAACAAATTTGATGCGGTAATTATTGGCGCAGGCGGAGCAGGTATGCGCGCCGCCCTTCAGCTCGCCAATTCAGGATTGAAAGTGGCTTTATTATCAAAGGTCTTTCCAACCCGATCTCATACAGTATCGGCGCAGGGGGGAATTACCGCGGCACTCGGCAATGCGGATGAAGACGATTGGCGCTGGCATATGTATGATACCGTCAAGGGAGCGGACTATATCGGCGATCAGGACTGCATCGAATATTTGTGCAAGACCGGGCCTGAAGCAGTGTATGAATTAGAGCATATGGGGCTGCCATTTTCCCGTATGGACAATGGGCGTATTTATCAGCGCCAGTTTGGCGGTCAATCAAAAAACTTCGGCGGAGAACAGGCCGCTCGGACCTGCGCTGCCGCTGACCGGACAGGCCATGCGCTTTTACACACGCTGTATCAGCAAAACCTGCGTGCCAAAACACATGTATTCAGCGAATGGTATGCCCTGGATCTGGTAAAAGATGCGCAGGGCAGGATAGCCGGTGTCACCGCAATCTGCATTGAGACGGGTGAAGTTGTATTTTATCAGACCCGTATCTGTATTCTGGCAACCGGCGGTGCAGGCCGTATCTATCAATCAACCACAAATGCCTATATCAATACTGGCGATGGGTTTGGAATGGCGCTGCGCGCTGGAATCCCCCTGCAGGATATGGAAATGTGGCAATTTCATCCAACCGGTATTGCTGGCGCAGGAACATTGGTTACTGAAGGTTGCCGCGGTGAAGGCGGTTATCTGATCAATAAAGATGGCGAGCGCTTCATGGAGCGCTATGCGCCACGCGTCAAGGATCTTGCTTCCCGTGATGTGGTCGCCCGGGCGATGGCACTTGAAATTCGTGCCGGCAAGGGCTTTGATCCACAGGGTGTAGATTACGTAAAATTAAAGCTTGATCACCTTGGCGCCGATTTAATTAAAGCCCGCCTGCCAGGCATTCGCGAGCTGTCAATCAAGTTTGCAGGTGTAGATCCGATTGTAGAGCCAATTCCTGTTGTACCCACTTGCCATTACAGCATGGGAGGAATTCCAACCAACATTCATGGTCAGGTTCTGACACATCGCAACGGTATGGATCAAATCGTGGAAGGCTTGTACGCTGTGGGTGAATGTGCCTGTGTCTCCGTGCATGGCGCAAATCGTCTTGGCGGTAATTCACTGCTTGACCTGGTTGTTTTTGGCCGGGCTGCCGGATTGCATGTGGAAGAATTATGGCAATCGAATCAATTGCCGGATATGCCTTATGTAACTGATGATGATGTCGCCATGTCGCTGGCTCGCTATCAGCGCTGGCAAGATGCGAAAGAGGGCGATTCACCAGCGGTATTGCGCGCAGAAATGCAGCGGGTGATGCAGGAAGATTTTGGTGTGTTCAGAACCGGCCAGGTGATGGCTGAAGGGCTGCATCGTCTCGATGCACTGAAAGCACGTCTGGAAAATGCCTGTATCAAAGACAAGAGCAAAGTATTTAATACAGAACTGATTTCAGCTCTTGAGCTGGACAATTTGATGGCTACGGCCTATGCGACAGCGCAATCAGCACTCGCACGAACAGAAAGCCGCGGAGCGCATAGCCGTGAAGATTTTCCAAAGCGTGATGATGCGAACTGGATTAAACATACGCTATATTTTGGTGAAGAGAACCTCATTGATTATCGGCCGGTTAATGTGAAGCCGAAATATGTAGAGCCGTTTCAACCCAAAGAACGTGTTTATTAA
- the sdhD gene encoding succinate dehydrogenase, hydrophobic membrane anchor protein has protein sequence MVTNVTSLTGNGLRDWLIQRVSAVYFAAYMVFILAFLLIHSPFSYTEWHTWAQSSWFKVASLLALVAFSLHAWIGIWTVTTDYIKCTVLRLTVQLLVAGWLSAQFIWGFMIFWGL, from the coding sequence ATGGTAACAAATGTCACCAGTTTGACCGGAAATGGTCTACGGGATTGGTTAATCCAAAGAGTCAGTGCAGTTTATTTTGCTGCCTATATGGTTTTTATTCTGGCATTTTTGCTCATCCATTCGCCGTTTAGCTATACCGAATGGCATACCTGGGCTCAAAGCAGCTGGTTTAAAGTGGCCAGTTTACTGGCACTGGTTGCATTCTCTCTGCATGCCTGGATAGGAATATGGACTGTTACTACTGATTACATAAAATGTACGGTTCTGCGACTCACTGTCCAACTATTGGTTGCAGGTTGGTTATCCGCCCAGTTTATCTGGGGCTTCATGATTTTCTGGGGACTATAA
- the sdhC gene encoding succinate dehydrogenase, cytochrome b556 subunit — MKQKRPINLDLGSLKYPPMAIASILHRISGILLFVLMPVAFYFIDLSLQSEESFHKVGEMMAHPFSKLVFWGLGAALIYHFLAGIRHMLMDLGYGEHLESGRRGAILVISASVIFSLLLGICIW; from the coding sequence GTGAAACAAAAACGACCGATAAATCTTGATTTGGGGTCTTTAAAATATCCACCGATGGCAATCGCATCGATTTTACACCGTATTTCCGGAATACTATTATTTGTGCTGATGCCAGTCGCATTCTATTTTATAGATTTATCCCTCCAGAGCGAAGAGTCTTTTCACAAAGTGGGAGAGATGATGGCCCATCCATTTTCAAAACTGGTGTTCTGGGGCCTGGGCGCGGCATTAATTTATCATTTTCTTGCAGGCATACGGCATATGCTGATGGATCTGGGTTATGGAGAGCACTTGGAATCCGGGCGGCGCGGGGCGATTTTAGTCATTAGTGCGTCGGTCATCTTTTCACTTCTTCTGGGGATATGTATATGGTAA
- a CDS encoding RDD family protein: MSLYMWIRCLAACLYDCLILTALCFILTGIAVFLNHGQAIMPGNHYLQLALSLLLFFYYAISLRSGGQTIGMRSWKLRLIKKGEKQWRLIKL, encoded by the coding sequence ATGTCATTATACATGTGGATCCGATGCCTTGCCGCCTGCCTTTATGACTGCCTGATTCTGACCGCCCTCTGTTTTATCCTGACAGGCATTGCTGTATTTCTGAATCATGGCCAGGCGATTATGCCAGGCAATCACTATCTACAACTCGCCTTATCGCTGCTTTTGTTTTTTTATTACGCCATTTCTCTGCGCTCCGGGGGGCAGACTATTGGCATGCGAAGCTGGAAATTACGCCTGATTAAGAAAGGTGAAAAGCAATGGCGGCTGATTAAACTTTGA
- a CDS encoding FeoC-like transcriptional regulator: MLMQILEYFKKEKVASNQQLARLLGVDIGALQPMLDLWLRKGVIACCQEKSACQSSCFKCKATPPVYYQYVAPN, from the coding sequence ATGCTTATGCAAATTCTTGAGTATTTTAAAAAAGAAAAAGTAGCCAGTAATCAGCAATTGGCAAGATTATTAGGCGTCGATATTGGCGCACTGCAGCCGATGCTTGATCTTTGGTTGCGAAAAGGTGTGATTGCCTGCTGTCAGGAAAAGTCGGCCTGTCAGAGCAGTTGTTTCAAGTGTAAAGCCACTCCACCCGTTTACTATCAGTACGTCGCTCCAAACTAA
- the feoB gene encoding Fe(2+) transporter permease subunit FeoB — translation MMHILLVGNPNCGKTTLFNGLTGENQRIGNWPGVTVEKKTGSFKVRDESIAITDLPGIYSLSATAGEASQDEQIASRAVMELPADLIVNVIDASHLERHLYLTSQLLELGKPLVVALNMTDIAEQQGVSIQIDQLSKRLGCPVVPLQSHKKVGFRALEAQIMDHKESCKPLTLSLPADAAKELQDFTRHLIDDKQLMPHLAHYHALRSLEGGVCFGPLADYDISLADARYQLIHEIVNSVQQKKSDASEHFTARLDRFVLNRFLGFPVFLAVMYLMFLFAINVGGAFQDFFDITTDTIFVQGSAWLLAQMHTPQWLIALIANGIGVGINTTLTFIPVIASMFFFLSLLEASGYMARAAFVVDKLMRLLGLPGKSFVPMIVGFGCNVPAIMAARTLDSERDRLLTVLMSPFMSCSARLAIYAVFVAAFFPSGGQNVVFALYLIGILMAVLTGLLLRKTTLQGQASPLVLELPVYHRPSLRRLLRETGFRLKHFIVRAGRVIIPVCILLGGLNALTVSGGISSNEADTHSVLSLLGQWLTPLFTPMGLTQENWPATVGLLTGMLAKEVVVGSLNSLYAQLGHVGQSALDGFDFLGSLQAAFWSIPENLANLGQALINPILASAPDNELSHSMYGMMAERFDGKAGAFAYLLFILLYIPCVSTMAAIRQEANRQLMWFSVVWSFVVAYTAAVIFYQLARFGQHPYQTISWITGLALFMTGFISYLRWQGVRKNKHAYANS, via the coding sequence ATAATGCATATTTTATTGGTGGGTAATCCCAACTGCGGTAAAACAACGCTGTTCAATGGCTTAACGGGTGAAAATCAGCGCATTGGTAACTGGCCTGGCGTTACGGTTGAAAAGAAAACCGGCTCGTTTAAAGTGCGGGATGAGTCAATTGCCATCACCGATTTGCCGGGAATTTACAGCCTGTCAGCCACAGCGGGAGAAGCCAGCCAGGATGAGCAAATTGCATCGCGGGCGGTTATGGAATTGCCTGCTGATTTAATTGTGAATGTGATTGATGCCAGCCATCTTGAGCGTCATTTATATTTGACCAGCCAATTACTGGAGTTGGGCAAGCCGCTTGTAGTCGCTCTGAATATGACCGATATTGCAGAACAACAAGGGGTAAGCATCCAGATAGACCAGTTGTCAAAACGTCTGGGTTGTCCAGTCGTTCCCTTGCAATCCCATAAGAAAGTCGGCTTCAGGGCGCTCGAAGCGCAAATTATGGATCACAAAGAATCCTGTAAGCCGTTAACCTTGTCTCTGCCTGCGGACGCAGCAAAGGAATTACAAGATTTCACCCGGCATCTTATTGATGATAAGCAGCTGATGCCGCATCTGGCTCATTATCACGCATTAAGAAGTCTTGAGGGAGGAGTCTGTTTTGGCCCTCTGGCTGATTATGACATCAGCCTGGCGGATGCACGCTATCAGCTTATTCATGAAATTGTGAATAGCGTTCAGCAGAAAAAAAGTGATGCCAGCGAGCATTTCACCGCCCGGCTGGATCGCTTTGTATTAAACCGGTTCCTGGGGTTTCCCGTATTTCTGGCCGTCATGTATCTGATGTTTTTATTTGCTATCAATGTCGGCGGGGCATTTCAGGACTTTTTCGACATTACTACTGATACTATTTTTGTTCAGGGAAGTGCCTGGCTATTGGCGCAAATGCATACGCCACAATGGTTAATAGCCCTGATTGCTAACGGCATTGGGGTGGGAATTAATACCACACTGACCTTTATTCCGGTGATTGCCTCGATGTTCTTTTTTCTCTCGCTGCTGGAGGCTTCCGGCTATATGGCAAGAGCGGCATTTGTGGTCGATAAACTGATGCGTCTTTTGGGCTTGCCGGGTAAATCTTTTGTACCGATGATTGTTGGATTCGGCTGCAACGTGCCTGCTATTATGGCGGCAAGAACTCTCGACTCCGAGCGGGATCGCTTATTAACCGTATTAATGAGCCCTTTTATGTCCTGCAGCGCCCGTCTGGCCATTTATGCGGTGTTTGTCGCCGCGTTTTTTCCCAGCGGGGGACAAAATGTTGTTTTTGCCTTATATCTTATCGGTATTTTGATGGCGGTATTAACCGGGTTACTATTGCGTAAAACGACTTTGCAGGGACAGGCATCGCCTTTGGTTCTGGAGCTGCCTGTCTATCATAGGCCTTCATTACGCCGTCTGCTCAGAGAGACCGGTTTTCGCTTGAAACATTTTATTGTGCGCGCCGGGCGGGTCATTATACCTGTCTGCATTTTATTGGGCGGTTTAAATGCCCTGACAGTCAGTGGCGGTATTAGCAGTAATGAAGCCGATACGCATTCCGTTTTATCCTTGCTGGGTCAATGGCTGACGCCGCTGTTTACACCTATGGGGCTAACCCAGGAAAACTGGCCGGCTACAGTGGGGCTCTTGACAGGCATGCTGGCAAAAGAAGTGGTGGTCGGTTCTTTAAACTCTCTTTATGCACAGCTGGGTCACGTAGGACAATCGGCGCTTGACGGCTTTGATTTCCTGGGCTCACTGCAAGCGGCCTTTTGGTCAATTCCTGAAAATCTGGCTAATCTCGGTCAGGCCTTGATTAATCCTATTCTGGCCAGCGCGCCTGACAACGAGCTTTCTCATTCAATGTATGGCATGATGGCCGAGCGTTTTGATGGTAAAGCCGGTGCATTTGCCTATTTATTGTTTATCCTTTTATATATACCCTGTGTTTCCACAATGGCAGCTATTCGCCAGGAAGCCAATCGCCAGTTGATGTGGTTTTCAGTGGTTTGGTCTTTTGTAGTGGCTTACACAGCAGCGGTTATATTTTATCAATTGGCGCGCTTCGGTCAGCATCCGTATCAGACAATTAGCTGGATTACAGGTTTGGCGCTGTTCATGACTGGATTTATCAGTTACCTTCGCTGGCAGGGGGTTAGGAAGAATAAACATGCTTATGCAAATTCTTGA
- a CDS encoding FeoA family protein yields MRIDDLKKGDCVRLLDFGITEPSYRRRLLSLGITRGAELKIIRVAPLGCPVQVEVRGTSISLRREEARYLLLEKA; encoded by the coding sequence ATGCGAATAGATGATTTGAAAAAAGGGGATTGTGTGCGTTTGCTTGATTTCGGCATCACTGAGCCCTCCTATCGGCGCAGGCTGCTTTCTTTAGGTATCACGCGCGGTGCGGAATTAAAAATTATTCGTGTGGCTCCTCTGGGTTGTCCTGTACAAGTTGAGGTTCGTGGCACATCGATTAGTTTGCGTCGGGAAGAAGCGCGTTATCTGCTTCTGGAGAAGGCATAA
- the zapE gene encoding cell division protein ZapE, translating to MNLLEQYDLAIQTGDIENDPLQRDVLLLLEKLSTELGAPKKFSLFSRWKAPLTGLYMYGSVGVGKTFLMDMFYENLSIKEKLRFHFHHFMQQVDKRLRALQGIKNPLQRIASDIARSTRVLCFDEFMVDDIAYAMILGELLQALFEQGIILVATSNSPPDKLYWKGVHRARFLPAIAAIKTHCQIIELRERRDYRLGRQKHVETYLYPLTPATQSLMEKQFVELDPNFQGAGALQIQNRDIPYLMKAKVQIWFDFRVICNLPRSQLDYLEIAEQFDTVFVSSIPRFSERDTIYAILFIHFIDVMYDRGIRLILSAEVPLSELYRSGEMAQPFKRTLSRLEEMQSEDYLQRRKGRSSRHLSSLG from the coding sequence ATGAACCTTCTTGAACAGTATGACCTGGCTATTCAGACTGGTGATATTGAAAATGATCCGCTGCAGCGGGACGTGTTACTCCTGCTTGAGAAATTAAGTACCGAGTTAGGCGCCCCCAAAAAATTTTCACTCTTTTCGCGCTGGAAAGCACCGCTTACCGGTTTGTATATGTATGGGTCAGTAGGAGTGGGTAAAACCTTTTTAATGGATATGTTTTACGAAAATCTATCTATTAAAGAAAAACTCCGTTTTCATTTTCATCATTTTATGCAGCAGGTCGATAAACGCCTGCGCGCTCTGCAAGGCATAAAAAATCCTTTGCAGCGGATCGCCAGCGATATTGCCCGCTCCACAAGAGTATTATGCTTCGATGAATTTATGGTGGACGATATCGCTTATGCGATGATCCTCGGCGAGTTATTGCAGGCTCTGTTTGAGCAGGGAATTATCCTGGTGGCGACCTCCAATAGCCCGCCGGACAAACTTTATTGGAAGGGCGTGCACAGAGCCCGCTTTTTACCGGCCATCGCGGCAATTAAAACCCATTGCCAGATTATTGAGCTCAGAGAACGCCGTGATTATCGCTTGGGCCGGCAAAAGCATGTAGAAACCTATCTCTACCCATTAACACCGGCCACTCAGTCATTAATGGAGAAGCAATTCGTTGAACTGGATCCGAATTTTCAAGGGGCGGGTGCTCTGCAAATTCAGAATCGTGATATTCCCTACCTCATGAAAGCAAAGGTGCAAATCTGGTTTGACTTCAGAGTGATCTGCAATTTACCGCGAAGCCAGCTGGATTATCTGGAAATTGCCGAACAGTTCGACACGGTTTTTGTGAGTTCAATACCCAGGTTCAGTGAACGGGATACTATTTATGCCATTTTATTCATCCATTTCATTGATGTGATGTATGACCGCGGTATCCGCCTCATCCTATCGGCTGAAGTGCCTCTAAGCGAACTTTACCGCAGCGGTGAAATGGCACAGCCCTTCAAGCGCACCTTGAGCCGGCTCGAAGAAATGCAGTCGGAAGATTATTTGCAGCGGCGAAAGGGGCGGTCAAGCCGACACTTATCCAGTTTGGGTTAA
- a CDS encoding alpha/beta hydrolase, which yields MIPVDKLNIPGEHSFSFEGDAGVLEAVLNVPAQSTASAIAFLGHPHSLQGGSMNNKVVTTMARAFRERGIPSIRFNFRGVGESKGQYDEGIGESDDMLKLIQLYREAVPNAEVILAGFSFGSYVAYRTAAHCPHRLLISIAPPVHHYDYSLFKPHDWTIYQGDEDDVVPLPLVLDFAAKEPQIELIRFADTGHFFHGKLLELKAALKQLLIAREIGYEPS from the coding sequence ATGATACCTGTCGATAAATTGAATATACCCGGCGAACATTCTTTCAGTTTTGAAGGCGATGCAGGTGTTCTGGAAGCGGTGCTTAACGTTCCCGCGCAATCAACGGCCTCTGCGATTGCCTTCCTCGGACATCCTCACTCTCTGCAAGGCGGCTCGATGAATAATAAAGTGGTGACCACTATGGCACGTGCTTTCAGAGAGCGGGGTATTCCCAGTATCCGCTTCAATTTTCGCGGTGTGGGAGAATCAAAGGGACAATATGACGAAGGCATTGGGGAAAGCGATGATATGCTGAAGCTGATTCAACTGTATCGGGAAGCTGTACCCAATGCTGAAGTGATTCTGGCGGGGTTTTCCTTCGGATCTTATGTCGCTTACCGGACAGCAGCGCATTGCCCGCATCGTTTATTAATCAGCATTGCGCCGCCGGTGCATCACTACGATTATTCATTGTTCAAGCCTCATGACTGGACTATCTATCAGGGCGATGAGGACGATGTGGTGCCATTGCCCCTCGTTTTGGATTTTGCCGCCAAAGAGCCGCAGATTGAATTAATACGGTTTGCGGATACCGGGCATTTTTTTCATGGGAAACTGCTGGAACTAAAGGCTGCCTTAAAGCAGCTGTTAATTGCAAGAGAAATAGGTTATGAACCTTCTTGA
- the panB gene encoding 3-methyl-2-oxobutanoate hydroxymethyltransferase, with product MKITDFKRKKALGEKISFLTCYDYPSACIIAETELDCVLVGDSVAMAVHGYETTVMATIEMMEFHTRAVARGIQKQFLVSDLPFLAHKGSQQETVANVRRLLQAGAQAVKIEGGDLDTCKTIAHLVAAGVPVVGHIGLTPQSVHQLGGYKVQGKTREQAEQLLNQAKDLESAGCCALVLECVPQNVAQHITNHLSIPTIGIGAGVGTDGQVLVWHDMLGLNDFKPHFLKQYCEGKAYFRQAINDYIDEVRHSQFPAEEHAF from the coding sequence ATGAAAATCACCGATTTCAAGCGTAAAAAAGCATTAGGTGAAAAAATATCCTTTCTGACCTGCTACGACTACCCATCCGCCTGTATTATTGCAGAAACTGAACTGGACTGTGTTCTGGTGGGTGATTCAGTGGCCATGGCTGTTCACGGCTATGAGACAACGGTAATGGCAACCATTGAAATGATGGAATTTCATACCCGCGCAGTAGCTCGTGGTATACAAAAACAATTCCTGGTAAGCGATTTGCCTTTTCTGGCGCATAAAGGCTCACAGCAGGAAACCGTTGCCAATGTACGGCGGTTGCTCCAGGCTGGGGCGCAGGCCGTAAAAATTGAGGGCGGGGATTTGGACACCTGCAAAACCATAGCCCATTTGGTTGCCGCTGGCGTACCTGTTGTGGGTCATATTGGGCTTACTCCCCAATCGGTTCATCAGCTGGGCGGGTATAAGGTACAGGGTAAAACCCGAGAGCAGGCAGAGCAGTTACTTAATCAGGCCAAAGATCTGGAATCTGCCGGCTGCTGCGCTCTGGTTCTGGAATGCGTTCCTCAGAATGTAGCGCAACACATTACCAACCATCTTTCTATCCCGACAATTGGTATAGGAGCTGGTGTGGGAACAGACGGGCAGGTATTGGTTTGGCATGATATGCTGGGCTTAAATGATTTCAAACCGCATTTCCTGAAACAATATTGTGAAGGTAAAGCTTATTTTCGACAGGCGATTAATGACTATATTGATGAAGTCAGGCATTCACAATTTCCTGCCGAGGAGCATGCTTTTTAA
- the panC gene encoding pantoate--beta-alanine ligase: MQIFNRLEDWINVRRSLPEKANIGFAPTMGNLHIGHLSLFERSKRENALTATSLFVNPTQFNRQDDFNHYPRSLEADLQLMENAGVDFCLLPEKEAIYHDGYTYQIQENEFCKLMEGQYRPGHFNGVLTIVMKLFNLIKPDRAYFGEKDYQQYQLIKGMVSAFFMDIEVIGCPTIREESGLAYSSRNNRLTAEQKQLANQFAQIFHQNKSCAEIITELEAKGIQVEYLLDYQNRRYAAVLIGDIRLIDNFART, translated from the coding sequence ATGCAAATTTTTAATCGACTTGAAGACTGGATTAACGTTCGCCGTTCATTGCCGGAAAAAGCAAATATTGGTTTTGCGCCCACGATGGGTAATCTGCACATCGGTCATTTGTCGCTTTTTGAAAGAAGCAAGCGAGAGAATGCACTCACTGCGACCAGTCTCTTTGTCAATCCAACTCAATTTAACCGTCAGGATGATTTTAATCATTATCCCCGCAGCCTCGAAGCCGATTTACAGTTAATGGAAAATGCCGGCGTGGATTTTTGCCTGCTGCCAGAAAAGGAGGCTATTTATCATGATGGGTACACCTACCAGATTCAGGAAAACGAGTTTTGCAAATTGATGGAGGGGCAATATCGTCCCGGGCACTTTAATGGCGTGCTGACCATCGTAATGAAATTATTTAATCTGATTAAACCGGACCGCGCCTATTTTGGAGAGAAGGACTATCAGCAATATCAATTAATTAAGGGAATGGTTTCCGCCTTTTTTATGGACATCGAAGTCATTGGCTGCCCCACAATCAGGGAAGAAAGCGGACTGGCCTATAGCTCGAGAAACAACCGACTGACCGCAGAACAAAAACAGTTAGCCAACCAGTTTGCGCAAATTTTTCATCAGAATAAATCCTGCGCCGAGATTATTACAGAGCTGGAAGCCAAGGGTATACAGGTTGAGTATTTGCTTGATTATCAGAACCGCCGTTATGCCGCGGTCCTGATTGGCGACATTCGCTTAATTGATAATTTTGCCAGAACATGA